In Lautropia mirabilis, one DNA window encodes the following:
- the ispE gene encoding 4-(cytidine 5'-diphospho)-2-C-methyl-D-erythritol kinase, translated as MNSPTRLHLPAPAKLNLFLHVTGRRADGLHLLETVFQFIDLEDHVTLELDPSGHIGRTHDPEGFSADDDLTLRAARALKEATGCPLGVRVTLDKQIPMGAGLGGGSSDAATVLLGLNQLWQLGLSRERLIDIARPLGADVPIFVYGQNAYATGIGDIFEPISLPDRWFVLFMPNVHVATAGIFSAPELTRNTKPIRIHGFTAMAGRNDLQPVVEARQPAVRQAVQLLQQAADQVVSGNGREAENTITVRMTGSGACVFAATQSHATALALLQEVQRVSKKIVVARQTSGSERITMRTEAGTLYLIRGLASHPLGSRQVG; from the coding sequence ATGAACAGCCCCACCCGCCTGCACCTGCCGGCCCCTGCCAAGCTCAACCTCTTCCTGCACGTCACCGGCCGCCGCGCCGACGGCCTGCACCTGCTGGAAACCGTCTTCCAGTTCATCGACCTGGAAGACCACGTCACCCTGGAGCTGGATCCTTCCGGCCACATCGGCCGCACGCATGACCCCGAAGGCTTCTCTGCCGACGACGACCTCACCCTGCGCGCAGCCCGCGCCCTGAAGGAAGCCACCGGCTGCCCGCTGGGCGTGCGTGTCACCCTCGACAAGCAGATCCCCATGGGCGCCGGCCTGGGCGGCGGAAGCTCCGACGCCGCCACCGTCCTGCTGGGTCTCAACCAGCTCTGGCAGCTTGGCCTGTCGCGTGAACGCCTCATCGACATCGCCCGTCCGCTGGGCGCCGATGTCCCCATCTTCGTCTACGGCCAGAACGCCTACGCCACTGGCATCGGCGACATCTTTGAGCCCATTTCCCTGCCCGATCGCTGGTTCGTGTTGTTCATGCCCAACGTTCATGTGGCCACCGCTGGAATTTTTTCCGCACCCGAATTGACACGCAACACGAAACCCATCAGAATTCATGGCTTCACAGCAATGGCAGGACGCAACGACCTGCAACCGGTTGTGGAAGCCAGACAGCCCGCCGTCAGGCAGGCCGTTCAACTTCTTCAGCAGGCAGCAGATCAGGTTGTGTCAGGCAATGGCCGTGAGGCAGAAAACACCATCACCGTCCGCATGACGGGCTCCGGTGCATGTGTGTTTGCTGCCACACAAAGTCATGCCACTGCCCTGGCTCTGCTCCAGGAAGTTCAGCGGGTCAGCAAAAAAATTGTTGTCGCCAGGCAAACGTCGGGTTCTGAACGTATTACAATGCGTACCGAAGCCGGCACCCTCTACCTGATCAGAGGGCTTGCCAGTCACCCGTTGGGGAGTCGCCAAGTTGGTTAA
- a CDS encoding outer membrane lipoprotein LolB yields the protein MPLILRRTTRQSGAPRHTSFPHSPRRRHLLHAPLLTGLLGAAFMAGCATTPPSPPPAAHNPAEPLHLTGRFSFTSTSNLPQSRPQHSSGRFQLNREGENLSIELSSPFGQTLVRAAQRQGEAAWLETAQHQRYTGPTLEAVLQDAIGIPVPVSRLPDWLTDRFQNVEERSADGHSIRARDAGWQIERNDSRWFLTWHQNPQRIEIRLVVDPTAQPAEQP from the coding sequence ATGCCCCTGATCCTGCGACGTACCACCCGGCAAAGTGGCGCACCGCGCCATACCTCCTTCCCTCACAGCCCCCGGCGGCGCCACCTGTTGCACGCGCCGCTGCTGACCGGCCTGCTGGGTGCCGCATTCATGGCCGGCTGCGCCACCACCCCGCCCAGCCCGCCGCCTGCGGCCCACAACCCCGCCGAGCCCCTGCACCTCACCGGCCGCTTCTCGTTCACCAGCACCAGCAACCTGCCGCAAAGCCGTCCTCAGCACAGCAGCGGCCGCTTCCAGCTGAACCGGGAAGGCGAAAACCTCTCCATCGAACTGTCCTCGCCCTTCGGCCAGACCCTCGTGCGCGCTGCCCAGCGCCAGGGTGAAGCTGCCTGGCTGGAAACCGCCCAGCACCAGCGCTACACCGGCCCCACCCTGGAAGCCGTCCTGCAGGACGCCATCGGCATCCCCGTGCCCGTCAGCCGCCTGCCCGACTGGCTCACCGACCGCTTCCAGAACGTCGAGGAACGCTCGGCCGACGGCCACAGCATCCGTGCCCGCGATGCCGGCTGGCAGATCGAACGCAACGACAGCCGCTGGTTCCTCACCTGGCACCAGAACCCCCAGCGCATCGAGATCCGGCTCGTCGTCGACCCGACGGCCCAGCCCGCAGAACAGCCATGA